In the Arachis stenosperma cultivar V10309 chromosome 8, arast.V10309.gnm1.PFL2, whole genome shotgun sequence genome, tttgttgaattctaaaaaaaaaaaaatttggcatAAAGCTAAAAAAAGGCTTATATAAAAGTTGAAGCAAAATTTAAAAAAGGttcataataaatataataacaagatatatttatttttaatgtcctAATTTTGTCAAACAAATGCTATTTTATTAGTGGATGGAAGGAGTAATTAGAAATGAACTTCAATATATTTTGAGAGTTAATTGATTTTGAACTTTGTTAGGTAGGCAATGATTTTTGTGAACAATAGATTTTAAAATTGACCCAATAAAGTAAAAACATACTACACCCCAAATTACTtacctaaatcttaatattacaATAATCATTCGCACACCTAGTGAATTGAACATTCGATATATCCattattcacattgtttagTATTTTCATTATCTACCTATACTTTTCTATTGAGTTTATCATGGATATATGAAATTAATTACTAGTATTTCCTTGTTATTAGCTTAACAATAATGTTTTTGacatttatgatttttatatgATGTTGTAGGAATTTGACAAGAGTCATGGAAGTGGGTGGCAATGCATTGTAGGAACAGATTTTGGTTCATATGTGACACATTGTTATGGATGTTTCATCTATTTTGGAATTGGAAATTTGGCCATTTTGCTCTTCAGGGGCTCTGCTGGTCCTGAGGCACAGGAAAATCACTTCTCAGCAATAGAGGCAGCAAAACCATAACAACTTTCTTTTATTacttctatttttaatttttatattgtttcTTGGTCATTACTTTTATAAATTTCTTTGTTAATGTGCTGTTGAAGATTCTGGAGATGAAAATTTTTGTAGTAGTTTACTAAAATCATCACTTAGCCAAATTTAGATATATTATTTGTATTGCAAGAGATCTAGACTTGTGTATGTTAAGAAGTAAGAATGATTTTTAAATCATTATGGATActtttttgtaattaattttgtaactatgaaaatttaaattttaatttgtatgtGTTATTACAGATATAAAAATATTCTGcattattaattaatcatataCCAAATTATTAAtggataaatttttaaataatggATAAAAGAGTTAGCTATAATTATTAACATGACTATATATGATTGAATGATATTGTAAAGTTATTACATAtaccaaattaaattagatCCATTGAATATATTCttagattaatatttttttaaatatacaaaataaaaaaaacattttaccgaaaaataaagaaaagaaatatatctgtcaaaaataaaaataattaagtttGATTAATTCATCCATTCACTAAAACAAGTATTGAGAGTTTAAATTATATTCTTTACTGTGACggatccaaaaaattttaataatgggagcgaaatatatataacatgataataatttttataataaaatattatgtttatataaaaaattagttatcaaaTTATCTACTAtaaatttgtgtataaatacacatattatttaacttatttttaatatgtattttgtatttcaaaatttgtattttaagatttattctgtacaagtaattattttatgtatatatagcataattattgttataattatattttgttattgtaaaatatgattaggtttcaaaatatctaattacaaattaaaatactaaaatagtaatttaaataataacatataatttaaatttaaattttttatatttcatattttaaaaccttgataatataattaaaatgtcTTTTTTGTATATGTCATTAAATAATCATTTAAAACTCAACTTTCATACAATTAGCTTTTGATGATATTCGTAGTTGAAAAAATTCATTTAATTAGTGTagttattatgaaaaaaattaaagctaattttaaaagaagaaatataAATGGATAGATAATATTCTTTCGAGTTGATTTCTAAAAAAGAACATcaatcttatttaaatttaaaacttgATCATTATAATGGACATCTAATATGAAGTTCTCAAATTGGCTATCAAGTGTtgaaagttaaataaaaaattattgtggagtcaaatttaataatttaataaaagaaaataaatatatactattcaataaaattttaaattatagtgGTGTGCTTGCCCCTCATCCTGAAGAGTGAATATGTCCCtaattctttatatatatatatatatatatatatatatatatatatatatatatatatatatatataataagttaTTGatcatcaaatttaaatttatgatgaattaatttttggtCTATCAAAACTAAAAAATTCGGTAAAAGAAAAATGACAAAAGATTTTCTTTGTAAGCGAATAAACAATGACTACTATAAtctaataaatactaaaataaaatttccaTTGAAGATGAAAGTGCATAACTATTTTAATGAACTTATTGCACAATCATGCTAAGGAAATTTGCGTAGATGCGGTAACCATCCCTTGTCACGCGATCTATTACTAATTTACTATAATACGTGCGTTTAGTACGTAGGTAAGTTAATTAAGGCTAAATGGAGATGTGCAGACCAATTAAGTTAAATTCACGcgtaactaattaattattataattaaattcaaaaattgtCTCATTCTATATATATTCCCAGGCCCCATCATATACCAATCATGCCACAACAGTACTTTCTATGAAATCAGCATATTCTCTCATTTTTCCTTCACAAATCAGAACCACAAAAGAGAAAAGGAGCACTCACGTGTCATCCATGGGTCCCACACACCAACCTCTAAACAGGTTAGTTTCCAGATACATGCTCCCTATTTTTTGGgggaaaatttttttaaatatggtttaattgaaattGAGAGGTacctattattatattttaataaaaaatatacatgtgTACAACAAATTACTTAtaatgtatttttatataaatatattatttaattaatatatatttatacgaataactaatttaataattaattttaacatgtacaacattttagataaaattagcacaaactaatttgatttttgaagat is a window encoding:
- the LOC130946877 gene encoding uncharacterized protein LOC130946877; this encodes MLEGKAVIGETDMLKTMQQDALDLASKALDSFDVTDAIEIARFIKKEFDKSHGSGWQCIVGTDFGSYVTHCYGCFIYFGIGNLAILLFRGSAGPEAQENHFSAIEAAKP